DNA from Nymphaea colorata isolate Beijing-Zhang1983 chromosome 4, ASM883128v2, whole genome shotgun sequence:
ttATAAACTCATTGTAGACATAGATCATCGTCCCTCCAAATTATTCCTaaaccttccccaaaatagtaACGTCATTAACAAACATCTTAattcatcaaattttaaatctagcatgctccattaataattatacatgctccaacaacaagTATTCAACcatctaggctcgattaggccttgctcaccacAATTTAAGAGTCCAAACTACTGCGATGCTtctggcagccacctcaagcattCAACGATCCCCAAGCGGcaaaaatcatgcaatgccGCCACTCCCAACACCGTCTAGTCGCTGTTATGAGGGAAAAAATGCATCCCCAATCTGCCAACTGACCAAGCAACCATAAATAGGGTGACATTTAGTGAAAAATTGGTCAAAAGAAGGGTCTGCCGTTCGAATAGGGCCTCCAGCAGCTACAAGGGAGCAGGCTAAAGCcaagtgagagaaagagggcaCGAGAGGATGGGAGTGGGAGAGAGGCTGgcgggaagaagaagaagagatagagaatgcagaggaagagagagacggcCAGAGAGAGGGTGCTGATGGAGAGGGGAGGGTgcagagagagggcgagagagagcatgagaatggtggaagagggagatagcacgagagagagggagagttgtGCGGGAGGGAAGCTGCGCGAGGCAGAAAGGGCATGGGCAGAGGGTGAGAGTGCAACGAAGggggaaaaaggagaagaaagaagaaggaagatggAAGAAGCAGAGAGAGGTCGGGAGGCTCACCTCTGTTGCCACCGCCGTCATCCACGTCAGTGCCCTGCACCacctttatcttcttctccttcttttcgcTGGCACGAGAGGCAACAAAGGATGAACCGGGAGgaagacaagggagaagagagaaaggcgagggagaagaggcaTTGGGCCCCACACGGGTGGGTTTGTGTCCGGAtctagacccgatccagccCACCTACAAAAGACGAGCGTTATAGTTTGCGTACTGCATTCCATGAATCTAGCTCAAagactttaaaaaataagaatctGCCTTTCATTGTCAAGGGGCCATTAAGGGTTGTCAGACAACTCAACCCGATCTAAACCCTACAGACAAACTTTCATAATTTATGTTACGAAAGTCCAGAAGTAGTTGGTCTTTAATTCCTTTAAACGATCAAAATTTCTTAAGGATAACATTTATAGTTTGAGATGGATgtgtgatattttttttctttctcggCACCAAAAGAACTGAAAAAGAAGTCCCTTGTGTTGTGCAATTTACATCAATCCTATGAAATTAAACAACTTGAGAAGCAGGTTCATGATATTTAATTATTTCAGAGACTTTAAACTATCATTACATATAGATCGCATGCAACGTAAGAAATAATCTGAAAATATTCTATCGTTAAGCACTTTACATTATCAACAACATTTTACTTATTGTGTTTGCTAATATCACCAGACTAATTTGGTCAAAATGCTCagaaataatcaaaattttatttcttacttTTTGCTAATAACATCAAATTTAATTGGGCCATAGTGCTTTTGATGAAGGACCTGTCCTACCTGCTCAGGTCGATCAGGCCATCGTCTTGAAGCTAAGCTCTGGTTGGGTTACGTTCGGTGGCCCGTCATGAGTTGTGCCTGGGCTTTGCACTGCCCTCTCCGTATATATGAGTTAAGTTATATCGACCAATTCGAGACACAATAGTGATGAGCAAAATGATTGGGGGAACTGGATCCAATATTTACAAACAGGGGTATCGgtctttttaaatttataagcTTTAACTTTTCGTTCATATTTGGGATACAGACGTTACTTTTGCTTATGAATATTGCAAGAAGTAGATCCAAAACTAAGTTAAATCATGTATCGTATATGTGCATTGCAACTTATAAATTGCTTAGTCCAACTAACTAGTCCCCCTCCCATGTGGACATGACAATTTGATTATCAGCTTTTgctatcaaacatttataatgaaatatttctttcccatataactatatatatccACCTGATTGCATGACTTGATGATCTTCAACACTGTTGGGCAGTCATTCCTAGAACCGATCTTTTAGAGGTGGTTTGGTACTAGgaacaaattgttactgtctAGTGAAACTGCCCAAAAATTAGGGCATATTCATGCAACCCAACAACATAATGTTTAATGAATCCACCCTAAACTATGATGCATAATCACTGAACAATAGAAACATGTTATGGATGTCACATGGTCCCGTAGGAGGCACTTCACAATGGAAACAACCTGTTGTTGGACCAAAAATTTGCCTCGAAGATCAGTGCAGATTTATGATACTATGTTacaatatttcatgaatgtCTCTATATATCTTCAGAGCAAATTCGTCAATTAGTAACACTATTACCGTGGACAAATGATCCAAGATTATTTGACTATAAGAACAATGACACTCTGTATCTGTCCCAAAACTTGTGGCTGATTCATTAAccatgtttcatgaatctaccctaattCTTGAGACAAATACAAGAGAGAGTATGTGACTGTTGTCATTACCAAATGATCGTTCAAAGGTTTTGGGTACTGTAATCataaatgagaagaagaaattagTGGCTAATAATGTTGTTCATGGATCAATATTAGTTTAGAATAGTCCTTTCTATCTCATCTACATAGCGTTTCATCCTTCTTTTGTACACTGATGTACATGTGCCTGTCCTACTTTTCtaattatttttcaagaaaaaggataatgactgaaaataaatgaacttGCATGTTTATCTCAGATTTGAGATATGTAGTGATAGAAGATGACTGAAGATCTCATACCCATGGATTTGAAGTCTGAccccatttcatttttttaacttcaAACAATAGATTTTTTGAACCGCTGATTTTAGATCCCCTCGTCAACGTCAACATCTTTTTATGCAGAAATAATAAGGCCGCCAGTGCTACAGAAAAGGAATTTGTTTAGATGGAAtacttcatgtttttttttattaatatcttTGACATTTTAGAGAGTTCCTCGGCCATGTTTACagttttacttaaaaaaaaccatttttttcaaaaaaataaaggcTTGGCCCTCGGCCTATCATATGCTAGGGGTGTACAATCTAATTCATGGTTTGGCAGCTTCTATGGCTGAACCCAGGACCAAGGTCCACTCCTCATTAAACCTGCTGGACCCTGCTCGGCCTCTGCCTGTTGTGCAACTCTTTTCCCTTAGGCCAGTTATCCTCATTAAAACCATTTTCCCTTAATTCATGACCACACTTCTATTCTTAAAATAGATTCCCTTTCATTTattcaatcataaaaatattgaaaacaaagTACTTAAGAGATCAGGCTCTTTATGAATTACAATGAACTTCCAAGTAAAGCCCAATAATGTTGTGATCCTCACAAGTCTGACAACAGCAATATATTGTTACTATCCCATGAATCGgttcaaaaaaatgaagcagattcataaCGCATTTATAATGATATTTATGAattatttgattcttttaagcATGTTCATAGAACAGCACCAAAATTTTTCTGTTGTCAAACTACTCCTTAGCCATACAATGCTTGCGGCATATGCGGGGCGGGGCCAATAGCACATTTAAGATGGTGCCATGCCCGATCGGATTATCATCATCAAATGAGGAGTCGGCTGGAAGGAGCTTCATGTCAAAGCTTTGGAGCAGACGGGCAAGGGCAATGTGCACTATGCTGAGCGCGAATGAGATGCCTGGGCAGATCCTCCGACCCGATCCGAATGGGAGAAGCTGGAAGTGCTTCCCATGCACGTCCACGTTACTTCCTATAAACCGCTCAGGTTGAAACTCGTCTGGGTCAGTCCAAACCCGCAGATCATGATGTATCTTCTACAAGTTGACTATTAGCCTAGTGCTAGCTGGAACACAGAACCCGCCGACCTGGCAATCCTCTATGGACTCTCGCAGTGCTAGCAGAGGCGTAGGTGGGCCTATGCGTAGGCTTTCCTTGAAGGCTGCTTGCAAATACACCAAGTTCTTAAGGTCGGACTCATTTACGAGTCTCTCTTTGCATTGGGATGAAGTAGCAGCAAGTACATGGTTCGGATCATTGCCGCTGTAGTACTGTCCTTTGCAGCAGTCATCATCGACTGAAAAGCATGAAAGTGAAAGATAATTACATGtaattacaaaaataatataactacaaaaaaaaagtaccaaattataaatataatataatgatCAAATTCAGTGTGAGATGAGTGGGAGAGACGCATGGCCCTTGGCCCTTGAGAATGGAGGCTCCCATTCcattccatgttttttttttaagatgaaggGTATAATTTCTTTGTGCTTTAACTTGCAATCAAGAAAGTTGCTACCTGTGCAGAAAATAGAGATTAGCTGCCTACCAACTCTCACTCGAAGCCGTTGCACTAAattgatcaaattcaaatttgaatagcagaatatatatattatttcctAAATCATTTCTTCTTAAGCGGGATCTATTGAACATATAGCTGGAACGAAGAGCAAACATGCAAGCGTCAAAGCATATCAGGCTCACACTTTCCAGGTACTTGGCGGCGGCAGAGAGCGGCCGGTTGCTGAAGGCGAGGTCGTTGGTGGTGAAACACTCCTTGGCCATCTCCCAGCTGCTCACAAGCAGCCCCAGCTGGAGCATGAGTACAGGGTCATACTCTTCATGCCAGCGTGAGAAGGTTGCCTTAAGAACTTGAGGTTTGGAGGAGAGGAGGTGCAGGTGGCCAATAACTGGCAACCATCCTGTAGGCATAGGGGGCTGAGGTGCAGCGCCTTTTCTCTTCATGAACATCGATTGGAACATGAAAAGGAACATGAACAAGAAACAGGCACCGGTGAGGACGGGGGTTGTCAATGTTTCAGGGGATGGAATTAGGAGGGCCATGTTTCTCGATCTGATGCACAGGGAAGAATGCCTGCAGGTGCAGCTATATATAATTTTCGACCAGCCCCTCGTCATGAACCTAAGCTTAATAAAACCTAAAATAGAAAGATAGCACGCCACACTCTCTAGATTATTTTCTATATGCTAAGGAATCTGTTTTGTTACAACAAGAAGACAGCgagaaatttcaatttgaatattCTTAACAAATATATGACAGTGGATATATTAACGGCTCTTTGTAAGACACATATGTCCACTAGTTAGTAGTGGGCTGTTGTTCAAGCACATGAGGTTTGAAACGAAGGTGATGAATCTGTTTTAGAATTGAATAGTTGCTTGAATCGAATGAATCGGCTAACGAAAAGATTGATCAGAAAATCGAGTGAGAATCGAAGTCATGAGAATTTCTTGTGAATTAATtgatcaaattaaaattcatacCTTTTAAACTATCAAAACCAAAGGgcaaaaaattagtaaaattgaaaataaaaagtaacaaagcaagaaattacatttttttgttaCTGCATTATCCATGAGAATTCTCCTCCGCTGGCTTTCAAGCTTGAAGCGGCCTTCATAAAAGCCTGTCTGAGCAATTTTTAACtaagcaaacaaacaaatgaacaataaatttAAACTGTCTAGTGACCCCACATTTAGGACCGTATGGACTGCTGAGTCTGTGCATGCATCTGCCATTTAATCCAGTCTAGGCCTGGGACGTCGGCCTGACCTGACCTGACGTAACCACCTGCAAAGCCGTCGAGCTTGACCCGCAGTATATAATCACGTACACTTTAAttgagattgagttgtgtgccTAGGAGTGtacactgaaaaaaaaaattatggtatttgagaaatttttaataGAGATATGtgtattttagacttttaaccttttcataatttttttatcaaaaatcttttttttttccttttactttaTCAAagttattttggtcattacatgCCCCAGTTTATGCACAGTGCATGTTACCAGATTTGCAATTGGATATATGAGCATTTTCCTAGCCAGCATTCTCGATCTATGATAGTAACATACTCGGGTTCGTTCCACTATAGCATTAAATTATGGATATTTGACCCAAATTATGGATATATGACCCCACCATAAATTTAGACCTTCGAATTATATACCACTCcaatcttcttgttgctttcCACAACAACCATGGCGGATGATAGATCTCCTTATCTAGTTATGCAAGTgcaacaaaaaaagagaaaaagaagtcatctgtcatctttttcttccattttattCTGTAGCCAAATGAGCACTTGCCACACAATGCGTACTGCATGCTTACTTAATCTGTCACAAATTGGCATGCTAAAAAAATGGTGTACGCTAAACATAAACAATCTAAAACAGATCAATACGAGACACTATATTGATGAGCAAAATGATTGTGGGAAATGGATCCGACATTTACAAGCCTGGCTATTGGTCTTATTTAATTTGTAAGCTTTAACTTTTCACTCGTTTTGGGGATACAGACCTTACTTTTGCATGCAAATATTGCAAGAAGTAGATACAAGCTATCGTATAAGTGAGCCTCGCACCTTATAAATTACTTAGTCCAAATAACTGCCCCTCCCCCTAGCCTTGTGGACATGGCAATTTCATTATCAgctttttctataaaaaaaataatgaaatatttctttctcatgtatatatgtacatccctCACATATTATTTGATCTTCAACATTGTTGGGTAGCCATCCCTAGAACTGATTTTTTAGAGGCTGTTCTGCACCAACCACAAATCATTACTGATTAGTGAAACTGCTTAAAAATTGGAGCATATTCACGAAACCTTGTAACATAATGTTCAATAAATCTATATCCCAAAGTTTGAGGCAGAATAACTCAACAATAGCAAAGTCATTTTAAGGATCTTTTGATAGAAAACATACACAAAGTCATTTTCTcagtttaacatgtttttataatatttttttttttagttcaacATGTttctatagtaataaaaaaaatggacgtCATCTAagatatcaattttttaatgGTGGAAGcgtcatgtttttctttaaaccAAACTGCCAAAATGGGATTCAATGTTACTGTGACACCCGATTTAATTGCCCGATTCTTACCTTCATCCTTCTTGAAATGAGAAAGTAACGTGTCATTAAAGTCATGACTGCTGTAATCAGAGGTGAACTTCCTTTTCTGGCGATGTTCCTCCACGCAACGGCCAAGGAAGACGTCCAACTCCTAGGTGATGACCCCTTTCATGGTGACGATCCATCTTTTGAAGGCAAGCACTTCAATCAACGGATAAAATCCGACACCACAAACATGGAAAGAGTTTCACTGCCTTCTGGCTGCACCGGTCAAAATGTAAGAATACCACAATTGGTACATCCAACCCATGCTAGTTGAATGTCATGGTGACGGCAGTCCCCTGGCGCCACCAACAGGTATTTAAGAGGAGTTATACTTTTGGACTCGAGTAGTTGAGGCAGAAACATTCTAGATGACAGCCATGGTGGCAGTAGTTTTGGTCCCCTGGCACCATGAACACCTATTCAAGAGGAGTTAGACTTTTGGATTCGAGTAGTTGAAGCATGAAAAATGCTAGTTGAAAGCCATGGTGGGTAGTTCTGATCCCCTGGCACCACGGACAGGTATTTAAGAGGAGTTGTACTTTTGGACTCGGGTGGTTGAGAAGGAACATGCTAGTTGAAAGCCAAGGTGACAGCAATTTTGGCCGCTGGCTCCACGCTTTCACGTATGAACAATTTTGGAGTCAAGGAGTTGAGGAAGGAAAAGCCTAGGCCGAGTTGCATGTACATGGGTGTGCACCCAACATCAAGCTCAAAtctgactcgtttaactcgtttaactcgtttatgttaaCTTgcttct
Protein-coding regions in this window:
- the LOC116253175 gene encoding xanthotoxin 5-hydroxylase CYP82C2-like yields the protein MALLIPSPETLTTPVLTGACFLFMFLFMFQSMFMKRKGAAPQPPMPTGWLPVIGHLHLLSSKPQVLKATFSRWHEEYDPVLMLQLGLLVSSWEMAKECFTTNDLAFSNRPLSAAAKYLESSMMTAAKDSTTAAMIRTMYLLLLHPNAKRDS